Proteins co-encoded in one Arachis hypogaea cultivar Tifrunner chromosome 13, arahy.Tifrunner.gnm2.J5K5, whole genome shotgun sequence genomic window:
- the LOC112736164 gene encoding DNA-directed RNA polymerase III subunit 1 yields the protein MGDGMDLVDLPTPAIIKVRVGAFMDTHYKIYSHPVELWSGKQLFSVLLRPNANVRVYVNLTVKEKIYSTKLDDRKREMKTMCPSDGFVYFRNSELISGQLGKVTLGNGNKDGLFSVLLRDYKPHAAAACMNRVAKLSARWIGNHGFSIGIDDVQPKEVLIEQKDKTISDNYKKCHDFIAAFNKGKLELKAGCDAAQTLETLITGVLNGIRDTAGKVCMQTLHWRNSPLIMSQCGSKGSPINISQMVACVGQQSVGGRRAPNGFVDRSLPHFPRKAKTPAAKGFVAESFYSGLSATEFFFHTMGGREGLVDTAVKTADTGYMSRRLMKCLEDLFLQYDYTVRNAAGGIVQFCYGDDGMDPAGMEGKDGKPLNFDRLFLRSQAICPSDEDDDILSSSDVHEVVQRKLSEVGMCKLVEQEASADDSSAGFVNSLQSFIKGKIESTEPSTEEDSEKLKKFIQRISGITRRQLEVFLDICLSRYHSKKIEAGTPIGAIGAHSIGEPGTQMTLKTFHFAGVASMNVTLGVPRIKEIINGSKKISTPIITAILETDNNPNTARIVKGRIEKTNLGQVAKSIKVVITSRSASIVISLDMERIRDAHLHVDANINVKILDIKKLRIVPPDGDRSKIQFQLNHLKNLLPSVVVKGIKTAERVVISKEEDKEKKTEKFKLLVEGTGLLDVMGTEGVDGRNTLSNHIDEVSESLGIEAARRTIIEEIKVVMGSHGMSIDIRHMMLLADVMTVMGRVLGITRFGIQKMGKSVLMLASFERTSDHLFNAAVHGTEDLIEGVSERVIMGIPIQIGTGMIKVKQRLSPPELLQGTPPILSYV from the exons CCAGTTGAGCTTTGGAGTGGTAAACAGTTATTTAGCGTTCTATTGCGCCCAAATGCAAATGTGAGAGTCTATGTGAATCTTACTGTTAAGGAGAAAATATACAGTACAAAGCTTGATGACAGGAAACGAGAAATGAAAACGATGTGCCCAAGTGATGGGTTTGTCTATTTTCGCAATAGTGAGTTGATATCAGGACAACTTGGAAAGGTGACTTTAG GGAATGGAAATAAGGATGGTCTTTTCTCTGTGCTACTAAGAGACTATAAACCACATGCTGCTGCTGCTTGCATGAATCGTGTAGCTAAATTGAG TGCTCGATGGATCGGAAATCATGGGTTCTCAATTGGCATTGATGATGTCCAACCAAAAGAGGTTTTGATAGAACAGAAAGATAAAACAATATCtgataattataaaaaatgtcATGATTTTATAGCAGCTTTCAATAAAGGAAAGCTAGAACTCAAAGCCGGTTGTGATGCTGCTCAGACATTAGAAACTCTGATAACTGGTGTCTTGAATGGTATACGAGATACAGCAGGAAAG GTTTGCATGCAAACCCTACACTGGAGAAATAGCCCACTGATCATGTCGCAGTGTGGCTCCAAAGGATCTCCAATTAATATCAGTCAGATGGTTGCTTGTGTGGGTCAACAATCAGTTGGAGGTCGTCGTGCTCCTAATGGTTTCGTGGACCGTAGTCTTCCTCATTTCCCTAGAAAAGCAAAAACCCCAGCT GCTAAAGGTTTTGTTGCCGAATCTTTTTACAGTGGATTGTCTGCTACTGAGTTTTTCTTCCACACAATGGGAGGGCGTGAAGGGCTTGTTGATACAGCG GTTAAAACTGCAGACACTGGATACATGTCTCGTAGATTAATGAAATGTCTGGAGGATTTGTTCTTACAGTATGATTACACTGTAAGAAATGCTGCTGGTGGTATTGTTCAATTTTGTTATGGAGATGATGGCATGGATCCAGCTGGCATggaaggaaaagatggaaaaCCACTAAATTTTGACCGGCTGTTTTTGAGAAGCCAG GCCATATGTCCAAGTGATGAAGACGATGACATCTTGTCTTCCTCAGATGTGCATGAAGTAGTTCAAAGGAAGCTTTCAGAAGTTGGTATGTGCAAGTTAGTCGAGCAAGAGGCTTCAGCGGATGATTCCTCTGCCGGCTTCGTAAATTCTCTTCAATCCTTTATCAAAGGGAAAATAGAATCAACAGAACCTTCCACCGAAGAGGATTCTGAAAAGCTGAAAAAGTTTATTCAGAGGATTTCTGGGATTACTCGCAGACAACTAGAG GTTTTTCTCGATATTTGTTTATCTCGTTACCATTCAAAAAAAATTGAGGCTGGAACTCCCATCGGAGCAATTGGAGCTCATAGTATTGGAGAGCCTGGAACCCAGATGACTTTGAAAACTTTTCACTTTGCTGGGGTTGCAAGCATGA ATGTGACCCTTGGAGTTCCTCGCATCAAAGAAATTATAAATGGATCCAAAAAGATCAGCACACCAATTATCACTGCAATACTTGAGACAGATAATAATCCAAATACCGCAAGGATAGTAAAAGGTCGCATAGAAAAAACCAACTTAGGCCAG GTCGCAAAGAGTATAAAAGTTGTTATAACTTCAAGATCAGCATCAATTGTCATCTCGCTTGACATGGAAAGAATTCGAGATGCACATCTGCATGTAGATGCCAATATT AATGTTAAGATCTTAGATATCAAAAAGCTCAGGATTGTTCCCCCAGATGGTGATAGAAGTAAAATCCAATTTCAACTTAACCATCTTAAAAATTTGCTTCCTTCAGTTGTTGTGAAG GGAATTAAAACTGCTGAACGTGTTGTTATCAgtaaagaagaagataaagagaaaaaaactGAAAAGTTCAAATTACTGGTGGAAGG CACGGGTCTTCTAGATGTTATGGGAACTGAAGGGGTTGATGGACGTAATACTCTTAGTAATCATATAGATGAAGTGAGTGAGTCTCTGGGAATTGAAGCTGCTAGAAGGACTATCATTGAGGAGATAAAAGTAGTTATGGGAAGTCACGGTATGAGTATAGACATACGCCATATGATGCTTCTAGCAGATGTGATGACTGTTATG GGCAGAGTCCTTGGAATAACCAGATTCGGAATTCAAAAGATGGGCAAAAGTGTCTTGATGCTTGCGTCTTTTGAGAGGACATCGGATCATCTTTTCAATGCAGCGGTACATGGGACAGAGGACCTGATTGAAGGAGTAAGTGAACGCGTAATCATGGGTATACCGATTCAGATAGGCACCGGAATGATCAAGGTCAAACAAAG GTTGAGTCCTCCAGAGTTGCTTCAAGGAACTCCTCCTATTCTATCTTATGTTTGA